GCGGCAGTTGTCAGCACTCCGTAACCGATTCCGAGTCCGATTGCAGGGCCGATGCGCTTCGCGGGATCGGCAAGCGGCCCGAACTGAACGAGTGCGACGTAGGCTAGGCCGAGGACGACGCCGTGAAACTGGTGGATCGCCCATCCCGCGAGCAAGGCTGGCCCCTCAATGCCGTACATTGCGGGGATCGCCATCTCGAGCATCGGCGCCGGGATGACGTACTGCATGATAAGGCCGAAGAGGACGCTGCCGACGAAGCCGCCAATCGCTCCTGCTGCCCAATCGACGGGCGTGACAGTACTAATCGAGGTTGTCGTTTGTGCTTCAGTGGCCATGTTTGTAGTTACCTTCAGTAACTTCGTTCGCGACCGCCCCACATAATTGTAAGCTAAGCTAGAGGTAATGCCATTACCCAGCAGTAACGTCGATTCGTATCGAAGGAGAGAGTCCTGTCCGAAGGCTGTTTACTCGTGTCACCGTACGGTGTATATGGATCCCGACGCGTTTCGAACAGCGACCGGCCACAATGTGACTGCAATCACTGCCGAGGAAATGCGCGACGTCGATCGAACCGCCGTCGAAGAGTACGGGTTGTCTCTGCTTCAGATGATGGAGCAAGCCGGTCGTGGACTCGCCTGCGAGGCACTGGATCTCGTCCGAGACGGACCGGTCGTCGTCCTCGCCGGTGGCAGTGGAAACGGAGGCGGTGGACTCGCGTGCGCTCGTCACCTCGCCAACCGCGAGATTCCGGTTACCGTCGTCCTCGATCGACAGCCGACAGAACTCACAGGCGTCGTTGCGAGCCAGTACGAGCTGCTTGACTGCATGGGAGTTTCGATCCAAACCGACGTATCGACCGTCGAGACACCGGCACTTGTGGTTGATGCGCTCGTTGGATACGGTCTACAAGGACCGTTGCGTGGCCCGCCTCGAGAACTCGTGCGGTGGGCCGAAAACACGGAGACCAAAATTCTGTCTCTGGACGTTCCGTCCGGTATCGATGCGACAACGGGTGACGTGTCCGGTGACGCAATCCATCCAGTACGGACGTTCACACTTGCCCTTCCGAAAACTGGACTACTCGAAGCAGCAGGTGAATTAATTCTTGGGGATATTAGCGTCCCCCCCGCCGTCTACGAGTCGCTTGAGATTCCGTATACGCACCCGTT
Above is a window of Natrinema sp. HArc-T2 DNA encoding:
- a CDS encoding NAD(P)H-hydrate epimerase, whose protein sequence is MDPDAFRTATGHNVTAITAEEMRDVDRTAVEEYGLSLLQMMEQAGRGLACEALDLVRDGPVVVLAGGSGNGGGGLACARHLANREIPVTVVLDRQPTELTGVVASQYELLDCMGVSIQTDVSTVETPALVVDALVGYGLQGPLRGPPRELVRWAENTETKILSLDVPSGIDATTGDVSGDAIHPVRTFTLALPKTGLLEAAGELILGDISVPPAVYESLEIPYTHPFDHNFAIRIDATRS